In the Gopherus flavomarginatus isolate rGopFla2 chromosome 6, rGopFla2.mat.asm, whole genome shotgun sequence genome, one interval contains:
- the BRPF1 gene encoding peregrin isoform X1, producing the protein MGVDFDVKTFCHNLRATKPPYECPVGTCRKIYKSYSGIEYHLYHYDHDNPPPPQHTPIRKHKKKGRQARTANKQSPSPSETSQSPSREVMTYAQAQRMVEVDLHGRVHRISIFDNLDVVSEDEEAPEEVPENGSNKENTETPATTPKAGKHKNKEKRKDSNHHHHHSASAGTTPKLPEVVYRELEQDTPDAPPRPTSYYRYIEKSAEELDEEVEYDMDEEDYIWLDIMNDRRKTEGVSPIPQEIFEYLMDRLEKESYFESHNKGDPNALVDEDAVCCICNDGECQNSNVILFCDMCNLAVHQECYGVPYIPEGQWLCRRCLQSPSRAVDCALCPNKGGAFKQTDDGRWAHVVCALWIPEVCFANTVFLEPIDSIEHIPPARWKLTCYICKQRGSGACIQCHKANCYTAFHVTCAQQAGLYMKMEPVRETGANGTSFSVRKTAYCDIHTPPGSVRRLPALSHSEGEEEDEEEEEEGKSWSSEKVKKAKAKSRIKMKKARKILAEKRAAAPVVSVPCIPPHRLSKITNRLTIPRKSQFMQRLHSYWTLKRQSRNGVPLLRRLQTHLQSQRNCDQRETEDKNWALKEQLKSWQRLRHDLERARLLVELIRKREKLKRETIKIQQVVLEMQLTPFLILLRRTLEQLQEKDTGNIFSEPVPLSEVTEIYEVPDYLDHIKKPMDFYTMKQNLEAYRYMNLDDFEEDFNLIVSNCLKYNAKDTIFYRAAVRLREQGGAVLRQARRQAEKMGIDFETGMHFPHCIPVDEVLHRGTEEEEVRLLLSENQKHLPLEEQLKILLEQLDEVSAGKQSIGRSRRAKMIKKEITVLRRKLAHPRDVLDRHGPSARGILQAHHPCEKDIQTDSAAEESSSQETGKGLGPNSSSTPAHEVGRRTSVLFSKKNPKTAGPPKRPGRPPKNRDSQLAAGHGSSPIGPPQLPIMEGSQRQRKRGRSPRPSSSSESDSDKSTEDPPIDLSANGFSGGSQPVKKSFLVYRNDCSLPRSSSDSESSSSSSSSAASDRTSTTPSKQGRGKPSFSRVNFPEDSSEDTSGTENESYSVGAGRGVGHSMVRKSIGRGAGWLSEDEDSSLDALDLVWAKCRGYPSYPALIIDPKMPREGMFHHGVPIPVPPLEVLKLGEQMTQEAREHLYLVLFFDNKRTWQWLPRTKLVPLGVNQDLDKEKMLEGRKSNIRKSVQIAYHRAMQHRNKVQGEQSSDSSESD; encoded by the exons ATGGGGGTGGACTTTGATGTGAAGACATTCTGCCACAATCTGCGGGCAACCAAGCCCCCATATGAGTGCCCTGTGGGCACCTGCCGCAAAATCTACAAGAGCTACAGCGGCATCGAGTACCATCTTTACCACTATGACCATGACaacccacctccaccccagcatACTCCCATCCGCAAACACAAGAAGAAGGGGCGCCAGGCCCGCACTGCCAACAAGCAGTCCCCCAGCCCCTCGGAAACCTCGCAGTCACCAAGCCGTGAAGTGATGACCTACGCCCAGGCCCAGCGCATGGTGGAAGTGGACCTGCATGGGCGCGTGCACCGCATTAGCATCTTTGACAACCTTGATGTGGTGTCAGAGGATGAGGAGGCTCCTGAGGAGGTGCCGGAGAACGGGAGCAACAAGGAGAACACAGAGACCCCGGCCACCACCCCTAAAGCTGGCAAGCACAAGAACAAGGAGAAGCGCAAGGATTccaaccaccaccatcaccacagcgcctctgcaggcaccacccccaagCTCCCAGAGGTGGTGTACCGGGAGCTGGAGCAGGACACCCCCGATGCACCTCCTCGCCCCACTTCTTACTACAG GTACATTGAAAAGTCAGCGGAGGAGCtggatgaggaggtggagtatgaCATGGACGAGGAAGATTATATCTGGCTGGACATCATGAATGACCGACGGAAGACGGAGGGTGTGAGTCCCATTCCCCAGGAGATCTTTGAGTACTTAATGGACCGGCTGGAGAAGGAGTCCTACTTTGAGAGTCACAACAAGGGGGACCCCAATGCCCTGGTTGATGAGGACGCAGTCTGCTGCATCTGCAATGATGGAGAGTGTCAGAACAGCAACGTCATTCTCTTCTGTGACATGTGCAACCTGGCTGTCCATCAGGAGTGCTATGGGGTGCCCTACATCCCCGagggccagtggctctgcagaaGGTGTCTCCAGTCCCCCTCCAGGGCAGTGGACTGTGCTCTGTGCCCGAACAAGGGCGGTGCTTTCAAGCAGACAGATGATGGGCGCTGGGCACATGTGGTCTGTGCCCTCTGGATTCCAGAGGTTTGCTTTGCCAACACTGTGTTCCTGGAGCCCATAGACAGCATTGAACACATCCCACCTGCCCGGTGGAAGCTGACCTGCTACATCTGCAAGCAGCGTGGCTCGGGGGCTTGCATCCAGTGCCATAAGGCCAACTGCTACACTGCCTTCCATGTCACCTGTGCCCAGCAGGCTGGACTCTACATGAAAATGGAGCCCGTCCGGGAGACGGGAGCAAACGGCACTTCCTTCAGTGTGCGCAAAACTGCCTACTGTGACATCCACACCCCACCCGGCTCGGTGCGCAGGCTCCCCGCCCTCTCCCACAGTGAAGGGGAGGAagaggacgaggaggaggaggaggagggcaaaaGCTGGAGTTCAGAGAAGGTGAAGAAGGCAAAGGCCAAATCCAGAATCAAAATGAAGAAGGCAAGGAAGATCTTGGCAGAAAAGCGAGCGGCAGCACCTGTGGTGTCAGTGCCCTGCATCCCACCTCACAG gCTCAGTAAGATCACTAACCGTTTAACCATCCCGAGGAAGAGCCAGTTCATGCAGAGACTTCACAGCTACTGGACGCTGAAGAGACAGTCCCGCAATGGGGTGCCTCTGCTGCGCCGGCTGCAGACACACTTGCAGTCACAAAGGAACTGTGACCAG AGGGAGACAGAGGATAAGAATTGGGCCCTGAAGGAGCAGCTGAAATCATGGCAGCGCCTCCGCCATGACCTAGAGCGCGCGCGCCTGCTGGTGGAGCTGATACGCAAACGGGAGAAGCTCAAGAGAGAGACG ATTAAAATCCAGCAGGTGGTGCTGGAGATGCAGCTGACGcccttcctcatcctcctccgcAGGACTCTCGAGCAGCTCCAGGAGAAGGACACGGGCAACATCTTCAGCGAGCCGGTCCCTCTGTCTGAGGTAACAGAAATCTACGAA GTCCCAGACTACCTAGATCATATCAAGAAGCCAATGGATTTCTATACCATGAAGCAGAACCTGGAGGCCTATCGCTACATGAACTTGGATGACTTTGAGGAAGATTTCAACCTGATTGTCAGCAACTGCTTGAAATACAATGCCAAGGACACAATCTTCTACCGTGCGGCCGTGCGGCTGCGAGAGCAGGGGGGAGCTGTGCTGCGGCAGGCTCGCCGGCAAGCAGAGAAAATGGGCATTGATTTTGAGACAGGCATGCACTTTCCACACTGCATCCCTGTGGATGAAGTGCTGCACCGAGGCActgaggagg AGGAGGTGCGGCTGCTGCTGTCAGAGAATCAGAAGCACCTGCCCTTGGAGGAGCAGCTTAAGATCTTGCTGGAGCAGTTGGACGAGGTCAGTGCTGGGAAGCAGAGCATCGGGCGCTCCCGCCGTGCCAAGATGATCAAGAAGGAGATCACAGTCCTGCGCCGGAAGCTGGCTCACCCACGGGATGTGCTGGACAGGCACGGCCCCTCCGCCAGGGGGATCTTGCAGGCCCACCACCCCTGCGAGAAGGACATACAGACCGACAGCGctgcagaggagagcagcagccaggaaACTGGCAAAG GCCTGGGCCCCAACTCTTCCTCCACCCCAGCACACGAGGTCGGCAGGAGGACTTCTGTGCTCTTCTCCAAAAAGAACCCCAAAACCGCAGGGCCCCCAAAACGCCCCGGACGCCCACCCAAGAACCGGGACAGCCAGCTAGCTGCAGGGCATGGGAGTAGCCCAATAGGTCCCCCCCAGCTTCCAATAATGGAGGGGTCGCAGCGCCAGCGGAAGAGAGGGAGAAGCCCACGGCCAAGTTCCAGCTCAGAGAGTGACAGCGATAAATCCACCGAAGACCCTCCCATTG accTGTCAGCCAATGGCTTCAGTGGCGGAAGCCAGCCAGTTAAAAAGAGCTTCCTGGTTTACCGGAATGACTGCAGCCTTCCTCGGAGCAGCTCCGACTCagagtccagcagcagcagcagcagcagcgctgccTCAGATCGCACCAG CACGACGCCCTCGAAGCAGGGCAGAGGGAAGCCCTCCTTCTCCCGTGTCAACTTCCCAGAGGACAGCAGCGAGGATACTTCTGGAACAGAGAATGAGTCCTACTCTGTTGGTGCTGGGCGAGGCGTTGGTCACAGCA TGGTGCGGAAGAGCATTGGGCGTGGAGCCGGGTGGTTGTCGGAAGATGAAGACTCCTCTCTGGACGCCTTGGACCTGGTGTGGGCTAAGTGCAGGGGGTACCCATCGTACCCAGCACTG ATCATTGATCCGAAGATGCCACGGGAGGGTATGTTCCACCATGGTGTCCCCATTCCAGTGCCTCCCTTGGAGGTGCTGAAGTTGGGAGAGCAGATGACTCAGGAAGCACGAGAGCATCTCTACCTCGTCCTCTTCTTTGACAACAAGCGCACCTG GCAGTGGCTGCCCCGGACCAAGCTTGTGCCACTGGGTGTGAACCAGGACCTGGATAAGGAGAAGATGCTGGAGGGCCGGAAGTCAAACATCCGCAAGTCTGTGCAGATTGCTTACCACCGTGCCATGCAGCACCGCAACAAGGTGCAAGGCGAACAGAGCAGCGACTCCAGCGAGAGTGACTGA
- the OGG1 gene encoding N-glycosylase/DNA lyase isoform X2 yields the protein MKRCGGPALWGHLPCGRSELRLELVLRCGQAFRWRERSPGHWTGVLAGRVWTLRQTEEQLWYTVHEEEEEEGSHTKATGQELQPRGRDAGGSLHPEAPTMEASGGTDSFEAQQILHDYFQLDVDLARLYQAWGAVDPHFQKVAASFPGVRVLRQDPVECLFSFLCTSNNHLARITGMIERLCRAFGHRLCQLDAEPYHAFPSLQALAGADTERRLRALGFGYRAKFVSQSAQAVLRQFGAEGLHQLRSTPYPEARRLLCALPGVGAKVADCVCLMALDKAEAVPVDTHVWQIARRDYSLELGSGTRCVTMRVHSELGDFFRQLWGPYAGWAQAVLFCADLKMFRQNPGTSVRTKGGPARCRLTPALEAGGQDSASPGATGTLCIEADPALCALTGKCHRKQPGGGKCCTGPSPQGAGH from the exons ATGAAGCGCTGCGGGGGCCCGGCGCTCTGGGGCCACCTGCCCTGCGGGCGCTCGGAGCTGcggctggagctggtgctgcgcTGTGGCCAGGCCTTCCG CTGGAGGGAGCGCAGCCCTGGACACTGGACCGGGGTCCTGGCGGGTCGGGTGTGGACGCTCAGGCAGACCGAGGAGCAGCTCTGGTACACGGTTcacgaggaggaggaagaggaaggcagCCACACAAAGGCCACGGGGCAGGAGCTGCAGCCCAGGGGAAGAGACGCAGGggggagcctgcaccctgaggcCCCCACCATGGAGGCTTCAGGTGGCACAGACAGCTTTGAAGCCCAGCAGATCCTCCATGACTACTTCCAGCTGGACGTAGACCTGGCCAGGCTGTACCAGGCCTGGGGCGCTGTGGACCCGCATTTCCAGAAAGTGGCTGCCAGTTTCCCAG GTGTCCGTGTGCTGCGCCAGGACCCTGTCGAGTGTCTCTTCTCCTTCCTTTGCACCTCCAACAACCACCTGGCGCGCATCACGGGCATGATTGAGCGCCTCTGCCGGGCCTTTGGGCACCGCCTCTGCCAGCTGGATGCGGAGCCGTACCATGCCTTTCCCTCACTGCAAGCCCTAGCTG GTGCTGACACTGAGCGACGGCTCCGGGCTCTGGGCTTTGGCTACCGGGCAAAGTTTGTGAGCCAGAGTGCCCAGGCCGTGCTGAGGCAgtttggggctgaggggttgcaCCAGCTGCGCAGCACCCCATACCCGGAGGCCAGGAGGCTGCTGTGCGCCCTGCCTGGCGTGGGGGCCAAG GTGGCAGACTGCGTGTGCCTGATGGCACTGGACAAGGCGGAGGCGGTGCCTGTGGACACCCACGTGTGGCAGATCGCCCGGCGGGACTAcagcctggagctgggctcaggcacTCGGTGTGTGACGATGCGTGTGCACAGTGAGCTTG GAGACTTTTTCCGGCAGCTCTGGGGACCCTACGCAGGTTGGGCGCAGGCG GTTCTCTTCTGTGCCGATTTAAAGATGTTCCGGCAGAACCCCGGCACAAGTGTCAGGACGAAGGGAGGCCCAGCCCgttgcagactcacccctgccctgGAAGCAGGGGGGCAGGACTCAGCTTCACCTGGAGCCACAGGGACTCTGTGCATAGAAGCAGATCCAGCCCTTTGTGCCCTGACTGGCAAATGCCACCGTAAGCAGCCCGGTGGGGGAAAGTGCTGCActggcccctccccacagggGGCTGGGCACTGA
- the BRPF1 gene encoding peregrin isoform X2, which produces MGVDFDVKTFCHNLRATKPPYECPVGTCRKIYKSYSGIEYHLYHYDHDNPPPPQHTPIRKHKKKGRQARTANKQSPSPSETSQSPSREVMTYAQAQRMVEVDLHGRVHRISIFDNLDVVSEDEEAPEEVPENGSNKENTETPATTPKAGKHKNKEKRKDSNHHHHHSASAGTTPKLPEVVYRELEQDTPDAPPRPTSYYRYIEKSAEELDEEVEYDMDEEDYIWLDIMNDRRKTEGVSPIPQEIFEYLMDRLEKESYFESHNKGDPNALVDEDAVCCICNDGECQNSNVILFCDMCNLAVHQECYGVPYIPEGQWLCRRCLQSPSRAVDCALCPNKGGAFKQTDDGRWAHVVCALWIPEVCFANTVFLEPIDSIEHIPPARWKLTCYICKQRGSGACIQCHKANCYTAFHVTCAQQAGLYMKMEPVRETGANGTSFSVRKTAYCDIHTPPGSVRRLPALSHSEGEEEDEEEEEEGKSWSSEKVKKAKAKSRIKMKKARKILAEKRAAAPVVSVPCIPPHRLSKITNRLTIPRKSQFMQRLHSYWTLKRQSRNGVPLLRRLQTHLQSQRNCDQRETEDKNWALKEQLKSWQRLRHDLERARLLVELIRKREKLKRETIKIQQVVLEMQLTPFLILLRRTLEQLQEKDTGNIFSEPVPLSEVPDYLDHIKKPMDFYTMKQNLEAYRYMNLDDFEEDFNLIVSNCLKYNAKDTIFYRAAVRLREQGGAVLRQARRQAEKMGIDFETGMHFPHCIPVDEVLHRGTEEEEVRLLLSENQKHLPLEEQLKILLEQLDEVSAGKQSIGRSRRAKMIKKEITVLRRKLAHPRDVLDRHGPSARGILQAHHPCEKDIQTDSAAEESSSQETGKGLGPNSSSTPAHEVGRRTSVLFSKKNPKTAGPPKRPGRPPKNRDSQLAAGHGSSPIGPPQLPIMEGSQRQRKRGRSPRPSSSSESDSDKSTEDPPIDLSANGFSGGSQPVKKSFLVYRNDCSLPRSSSDSESSSSSSSSAASDRTSTTPSKQGRGKPSFSRVNFPEDSSEDTSGTENESYSVGAGRGVGHSMVRKSIGRGAGWLSEDEDSSLDALDLVWAKCRGYPSYPALIIDPKMPREGMFHHGVPIPVPPLEVLKLGEQMTQEAREHLYLVLFFDNKRTWQWLPRTKLVPLGVNQDLDKEKMLEGRKSNIRKSVQIAYHRAMQHRNKVQGEQSSDSSESD; this is translated from the exons ATGGGGGTGGACTTTGATGTGAAGACATTCTGCCACAATCTGCGGGCAACCAAGCCCCCATATGAGTGCCCTGTGGGCACCTGCCGCAAAATCTACAAGAGCTACAGCGGCATCGAGTACCATCTTTACCACTATGACCATGACaacccacctccaccccagcatACTCCCATCCGCAAACACAAGAAGAAGGGGCGCCAGGCCCGCACTGCCAACAAGCAGTCCCCCAGCCCCTCGGAAACCTCGCAGTCACCAAGCCGTGAAGTGATGACCTACGCCCAGGCCCAGCGCATGGTGGAAGTGGACCTGCATGGGCGCGTGCACCGCATTAGCATCTTTGACAACCTTGATGTGGTGTCAGAGGATGAGGAGGCTCCTGAGGAGGTGCCGGAGAACGGGAGCAACAAGGAGAACACAGAGACCCCGGCCACCACCCCTAAAGCTGGCAAGCACAAGAACAAGGAGAAGCGCAAGGATTccaaccaccaccatcaccacagcgcctctgcaggcaccacccccaagCTCCCAGAGGTGGTGTACCGGGAGCTGGAGCAGGACACCCCCGATGCACCTCCTCGCCCCACTTCTTACTACAG GTACATTGAAAAGTCAGCGGAGGAGCtggatgaggaggtggagtatgaCATGGACGAGGAAGATTATATCTGGCTGGACATCATGAATGACCGACGGAAGACGGAGGGTGTGAGTCCCATTCCCCAGGAGATCTTTGAGTACTTAATGGACCGGCTGGAGAAGGAGTCCTACTTTGAGAGTCACAACAAGGGGGACCCCAATGCCCTGGTTGATGAGGACGCAGTCTGCTGCATCTGCAATGATGGAGAGTGTCAGAACAGCAACGTCATTCTCTTCTGTGACATGTGCAACCTGGCTGTCCATCAGGAGTGCTATGGGGTGCCCTACATCCCCGagggccagtggctctgcagaaGGTGTCTCCAGTCCCCCTCCAGGGCAGTGGACTGTGCTCTGTGCCCGAACAAGGGCGGTGCTTTCAAGCAGACAGATGATGGGCGCTGGGCACATGTGGTCTGTGCCCTCTGGATTCCAGAGGTTTGCTTTGCCAACACTGTGTTCCTGGAGCCCATAGACAGCATTGAACACATCCCACCTGCCCGGTGGAAGCTGACCTGCTACATCTGCAAGCAGCGTGGCTCGGGGGCTTGCATCCAGTGCCATAAGGCCAACTGCTACACTGCCTTCCATGTCACCTGTGCCCAGCAGGCTGGACTCTACATGAAAATGGAGCCCGTCCGGGAGACGGGAGCAAACGGCACTTCCTTCAGTGTGCGCAAAACTGCCTACTGTGACATCCACACCCCACCCGGCTCGGTGCGCAGGCTCCCCGCCCTCTCCCACAGTGAAGGGGAGGAagaggacgaggaggaggaggaggagggcaaaaGCTGGAGTTCAGAGAAGGTGAAGAAGGCAAAGGCCAAATCCAGAATCAAAATGAAGAAGGCAAGGAAGATCTTGGCAGAAAAGCGAGCGGCAGCACCTGTGGTGTCAGTGCCCTGCATCCCACCTCACAG gCTCAGTAAGATCACTAACCGTTTAACCATCCCGAGGAAGAGCCAGTTCATGCAGAGACTTCACAGCTACTGGACGCTGAAGAGACAGTCCCGCAATGGGGTGCCTCTGCTGCGCCGGCTGCAGACACACTTGCAGTCACAAAGGAACTGTGACCAG AGGGAGACAGAGGATAAGAATTGGGCCCTGAAGGAGCAGCTGAAATCATGGCAGCGCCTCCGCCATGACCTAGAGCGCGCGCGCCTGCTGGTGGAGCTGATACGCAAACGGGAGAAGCTCAAGAGAGAGACG ATTAAAATCCAGCAGGTGGTGCTGGAGATGCAGCTGACGcccttcctcatcctcctccgcAGGACTCTCGAGCAGCTCCAGGAGAAGGACACGGGCAACATCTTCAGCGAGCCGGTCCCTCTGTCTGAG GTCCCAGACTACCTAGATCATATCAAGAAGCCAATGGATTTCTATACCATGAAGCAGAACCTGGAGGCCTATCGCTACATGAACTTGGATGACTTTGAGGAAGATTTCAACCTGATTGTCAGCAACTGCTTGAAATACAATGCCAAGGACACAATCTTCTACCGTGCGGCCGTGCGGCTGCGAGAGCAGGGGGGAGCTGTGCTGCGGCAGGCTCGCCGGCAAGCAGAGAAAATGGGCATTGATTTTGAGACAGGCATGCACTTTCCACACTGCATCCCTGTGGATGAAGTGCTGCACCGAGGCActgaggagg AGGAGGTGCGGCTGCTGCTGTCAGAGAATCAGAAGCACCTGCCCTTGGAGGAGCAGCTTAAGATCTTGCTGGAGCAGTTGGACGAGGTCAGTGCTGGGAAGCAGAGCATCGGGCGCTCCCGCCGTGCCAAGATGATCAAGAAGGAGATCACAGTCCTGCGCCGGAAGCTGGCTCACCCACGGGATGTGCTGGACAGGCACGGCCCCTCCGCCAGGGGGATCTTGCAGGCCCACCACCCCTGCGAGAAGGACATACAGACCGACAGCGctgcagaggagagcagcagccaggaaACTGGCAAAG GCCTGGGCCCCAACTCTTCCTCCACCCCAGCACACGAGGTCGGCAGGAGGACTTCTGTGCTCTTCTCCAAAAAGAACCCCAAAACCGCAGGGCCCCCAAAACGCCCCGGACGCCCACCCAAGAACCGGGACAGCCAGCTAGCTGCAGGGCATGGGAGTAGCCCAATAGGTCCCCCCCAGCTTCCAATAATGGAGGGGTCGCAGCGCCAGCGGAAGAGAGGGAGAAGCCCACGGCCAAGTTCCAGCTCAGAGAGTGACAGCGATAAATCCACCGAAGACCCTCCCATTG accTGTCAGCCAATGGCTTCAGTGGCGGAAGCCAGCCAGTTAAAAAGAGCTTCCTGGTTTACCGGAATGACTGCAGCCTTCCTCGGAGCAGCTCCGACTCagagtccagcagcagcagcagcagcagcgctgccTCAGATCGCACCAG CACGACGCCCTCGAAGCAGGGCAGAGGGAAGCCCTCCTTCTCCCGTGTCAACTTCCCAGAGGACAGCAGCGAGGATACTTCTGGAACAGAGAATGAGTCCTACTCTGTTGGTGCTGGGCGAGGCGTTGGTCACAGCA TGGTGCGGAAGAGCATTGGGCGTGGAGCCGGGTGGTTGTCGGAAGATGAAGACTCCTCTCTGGACGCCTTGGACCTGGTGTGGGCTAAGTGCAGGGGGTACCCATCGTACCCAGCACTG ATCATTGATCCGAAGATGCCACGGGAGGGTATGTTCCACCATGGTGTCCCCATTCCAGTGCCTCCCTTGGAGGTGCTGAAGTTGGGAGAGCAGATGACTCAGGAAGCACGAGAGCATCTCTACCTCGTCCTCTTCTTTGACAACAAGCGCACCTG GCAGTGGCTGCCCCGGACCAAGCTTGTGCCACTGGGTGTGAACCAGGACCTGGATAAGGAGAAGATGCTGGAGGGCCGGAAGTCAAACATCCGCAAGTCTGTGCAGATTGCTTACCACCGTGCCATGCAGCACCGCAACAAGGTGCAAGGCGAACAGAGCAGCGACTCCAGCGAGAGTGACTGA
- the OGG1 gene encoding N-glycosylase/DNA lyase isoform X1, whose product MKRCGGPALWGHLPCGRSELRLELVLRCGQAFRWRERSPGHWTGVLAGRVWTLRQTEEQLWYTVHEEEEEEGSHTKATGQELQPRGRDAGGSLHPEAPTMEASGGTDSFEAQQILHDYFQLDVDLARLYQAWGAVDPHFQKVAASFPGVRVLRQDPVECLFSFLCTSNNHLARITGMIERLCRAFGHRLCQLDAEPYHAFPSLQALAGADTERRLRALGFGYRAKFVSQSAQAVLRQFGAEGLHQLRSTPYPEARRLLCALPGVGAKVADCVCLMALDKAEAVPVDTHVWQIARRDYSLELGSGTRCVTMRVHSELGDFFRQLWGPYAGWAQAVSSAQGMSPGAPLPAERGSPQGQIPLPTAGHTLSTPKLPISPYLAGSLLCRFKDVPAEPRHKCQDEGRPSPLQTHPCPGSRGAGLSFTWSHRDSVHRSRSSPLCPDWQMPP is encoded by the exons ATGAAGCGCTGCGGGGGCCCGGCGCTCTGGGGCCACCTGCCCTGCGGGCGCTCGGAGCTGcggctggagctggtgctgcgcTGTGGCCAGGCCTTCCG CTGGAGGGAGCGCAGCCCTGGACACTGGACCGGGGTCCTGGCGGGTCGGGTGTGGACGCTCAGGCAGACCGAGGAGCAGCTCTGGTACACGGTTcacgaggaggaggaagaggaaggcagCCACACAAAGGCCACGGGGCAGGAGCTGCAGCCCAGGGGAAGAGACGCAGGggggagcctgcaccctgaggcCCCCACCATGGAGGCTTCAGGTGGCACAGACAGCTTTGAAGCCCAGCAGATCCTCCATGACTACTTCCAGCTGGACGTAGACCTGGCCAGGCTGTACCAGGCCTGGGGCGCTGTGGACCCGCATTTCCAGAAAGTGGCTGCCAGTTTCCCAG GTGTCCGTGTGCTGCGCCAGGACCCTGTCGAGTGTCTCTTCTCCTTCCTTTGCACCTCCAACAACCACCTGGCGCGCATCACGGGCATGATTGAGCGCCTCTGCCGGGCCTTTGGGCACCGCCTCTGCCAGCTGGATGCGGAGCCGTACCATGCCTTTCCCTCACTGCAAGCCCTAGCTG GTGCTGACACTGAGCGACGGCTCCGGGCTCTGGGCTTTGGCTACCGGGCAAAGTTTGTGAGCCAGAGTGCCCAGGCCGTGCTGAGGCAgtttggggctgaggggttgcaCCAGCTGCGCAGCACCCCATACCCGGAGGCCAGGAGGCTGCTGTGCGCCCTGCCTGGCGTGGGGGCCAAG GTGGCAGACTGCGTGTGCCTGATGGCACTGGACAAGGCGGAGGCGGTGCCTGTGGACACCCACGTGTGGCAGATCGCCCGGCGGGACTAcagcctggagctgggctcaggcacTCGGTGTGTGACGATGCGTGTGCACAGTGAGCTTG GAGACTTTTTCCGGCAGCTCTGGGGACCCTACGCAGGTTGGGCGCAGGCGGTGAGTAGTGCCCAGGGCATGTccccaggggcccccttacctgcGGAAAGGGGCAGCCCACAAGGACAGATCCCCCTTCCCACGGCTGGGCacaccctctccacccccaagctcCCCATCTCTCCCTATCTCGCAGGTTCTCTTCTGTGCCGATTTAAAGATGTTCCGGCAGAACCCCGGCACAAGTGTCAGGACGAAGGGAGGCCCAGCCCgttgcagactcacccctgccctgGAAGCAGGGGGGCAGGACTCAGCTTCACCTGGAGCCACAGGGACTCTGTGCATAGAAGCAGATCCAGCCCTTTGTGCCCTGACTGGCAAATGCCACCGTAA